Part of the Loxodonta africana isolate mLoxAfr1 chromosome 15, mLoxAfr1.hap2, whole genome shotgun sequence genome is shown below.
TGTAGAACACAGAGACCACATTCTCTTGGGCCAAGGAACTGGCTGTGGAAGGTTTTAGATACATGAATGCACTAGATCCATAGAACATTCCTACTGCTGTAAGGTGGGAACTGCAGGTGCTGAAGGCTTTGGACCTTCCTTCTGTGCTCCTGATATGGAGGATGCTGGAGAGGATGAAGGCGTAGGAGACAAGGACTGTTGAACTGGAGACTATGATGTCGAATCCAGCCAAAAAGAAAACTGTCATCTCAATGTCATAGGTGCTAGAGCAGGAGAGCTTCATGAGAGGGAGGATATCACAGAAGTAATGACTGATGAGGGTCTCACAGTAGGACAGTTTTAACATGAGGCCAGTCTCTATCGTTGAGCCAATCAACCCCATGATGTAGACCGCAGCCACTAGCAGGGAGCAGATTTGATGTGACATAATGATGTTATAAAGCAAAGGGCTGCAGATGGCAACATAGCGATCGTAGGCCATCACTGTCAGCATGTAACACtcggcaacaacaaaaacaaggaaaaagtaGAGCTGTGACATGCACCCCGCATAAGATATactgttcttctctgacacaaagttcaccagcattttAGGAGTAATGACAGAGGAGTAACACATATCAACAAATGACAAATTGCTGAGGAAGTAGTACATGGGGGTATGAAGCTGGGAATTCAGACAAATGAGCATGATCATGCCCAGGTTCCCCACCATGGTGACCATGTAGATCcctagaaagaggaagaaaagagggagCTGGAGCTCTGGCCGATTTGTTAATCCTCCTAGCATGAACTCTGTCACAGTAGAGTGATTCTCTGCAGCCATTTTCCTGGGGTCGGAAGCCTGTGGGGCTGGGAAAGAAAAACCTCATGAAAGGCTGTAATTCTCCTTGATGAAGCTATTTTGAGCATTTGTCTCAAGCTTAGAGATCCTGGgctctttctttctttgattGTTGTAAAAATGCAGATAATACTACATTggtcaattcaacatttttcaggtttaCAATTCAGTGAGAATTATTACACCAGTTAGGTTGTATAACAATCACCAATATCCATgaccaaatttttcatcaccataaacagaaactcagtgttctAAATAATGATTCTGcttttctgtctgtcttctgcctttggtTACCACCActaaactctgatctctatagGTTTGCCTACCCTAGGTATATTTTATTAGTGAGCTCATTCAATATTTCTTGTTTTGtggttggcttatttcactcagcctaatgttttcaaggtttatccatgtagtggcatggattggaagactttgtattgtcaagatgtcaataTTCAACACAATAACCACCAAAGTTCCAATAGCCTTCtttgcataaatggaaaagctaatcctCAAAGTTTTATAGAAATGCAAAGGGactcaaatagctaaagcaatcctgaaaagaagaatagagtaggaggACTTCCTGGTCTCAAAACATATTACAGGCAGTACCTGGGTTATGAAAGAGATCCGTTCATGACCGTGTCTTTCAGTAGAATGCacaggtaagttggaacaggtgcatacaaTTCTTATTTAGCTTTCCATTAGTGTAAGAAAAGGTTTGAAGGCTTTCCAAGAATTTAAAAGCTGCATTGCAGTAAGGGAAGATGATTGTGATGtagaatttgttgcaagtagggtttggttcaatcatttcaaagtgagggcaaatttacaaaacattaaagggcaaggaagagttgtctgtaagtcagaTGCTCCTAACACAAGACTGCcttaatcaaaacagcctagcaCTTGTAAATGACAGACCTGtagactaatggaatagaatCAAGAATCCAGAGATAAGTGCACACATCTGTGGTCAATTAATCTGCAACGAGGTCGTGAAATCCAacaaatggggaaagaatagtaactttaataaatggtgctgggacaactggatatccacatgcaaaagaatgaaagtagacccatacatcacaccatatacaaaaactaatgcaaaatggatcaaagacctaactgcGTGACTTAAAACCACAAAATGATTAGAAGAAAGTATAGACGTGATGGTTCTGGACATAGTCttcaacaatggattcttagatataatACCAAATTCAGAAGGAACAAAAAGCAAATCAGATAATGGGATCTCATCAAAATGATAAACTTCTAGGCTCTTTGTGGATGCATTTTCCCCTTACTCCTGCTGTTTATTGGGAGGAAGACAAGCACCTGAACATTTCAGAGATCATGAAGATAAGAGAAAAAGGGGCCAAGATCTTGAACTTTTACCACTGTTTTTCAAATATCATAGTTCTCAAGTGTAGTCACTGGACCATTGGCATCACCTGgggcttattagaaatgcaaactctcaggccttgctccagacctactgaatcaggaaCCCTGGGGTTGGGACCCAAGCCCAACAATCTGTGTTTTAAGAAACTCTACAGATGATGCTGATATAGGCTAATGTTTGATAGCCTTTTATCTAGAAGAAAGAAGTAGTAGATTTTGTATTTTGAAGTTGGAGGTATGTTTTGCTGCAGAAATGAAATTTCCTTGTCATTTATGCCATTTCCAAATATTCACTGAATGTGAGCATTTGAATACCTATCTCAAATCTATGCAGTGTCAGGGTGGCATGTCTCTATCATTGAGTGGTAATTCAATTGCTGCATCTGAAAAATGAAGGAATTAATTATATCAATTCCCAAGGTGACTGTAAAAAATAACATGTGATTATGcatgtttagaaatatttttcaaaCATTCAGAATGTACAAAAATATGAGTTGTATAAGGTGGCTGGAATATGTTCTTAGTTTTTCTTGGGGTTTGAGGGCCTAAGACAGTGATTCTCAACATTGGCTGGAGTATTGAATAAGTATTGATGTCTGGGTCCCACCTacagaaattctgatttaattaaTTATTGACCCAAGATCATATAACCAGTAGGAGGCAGAACTGGTCTAAATCCAAAGACTTCCTAACATCAGTCTATTATGTCTCCATTGGAGTAAGCTATTTTGCTATAGATATCTTTGTGTagcacatttttattatttagtaAATTTATTGAATTTTTGGAGGTAGGCAGAGAAGGGATCTTGTTGCTAATTTCTGATgcaatttttaaattacaaaggAAGTACAGGTATATTGTAGAAAATTCGAAATAGAAATAAGCCAAAACCATTTGTAATAAAGACAGTATATTCCCACTGCCCAGAGACTAACATTGGTAGTAAATATCCTTCtagatttttctatgtgtatacatatacatacaataaaaaaaaaattttttttgtacctTGGTTTTTCTGTGTAGCACTTTAAAAATACATAGTCTCACTTGATTCCTGTAATAATTCCAGTACTAATTGTATTTCCTTGTATTACAGGCAAGCAAGTCTTTTAAACCTTAGGACTGGTGTAAAGACAAGAACATGTGACCACATTACAAGCTTTAGTGTTAAATTATTGGCAGCAAGGTATTTAAATCATAATAACTAGAATATTTTTGAATATTATTTCCGTTAATTCCAACGCAGaaagaggtccctgggtagtgtaaatggttaacatactctgCTGCTgcctgaaaggttggttgtttatGTCCATCCTGAGGCACATAGAAAGAAAGGCTTCAtgaactgcttctgaaaaatcagccattgaaaccctatggtgcacagttctactttgacacgcatagcttcaccatgagtcagtatcgactcgatggcaactggttttactacaaagtaaaaaacaattttctttcaggtaaaaatacattaaaaaaaaatcttacatatGCCCTTATACCCAGTCTGAGTCTCCTGAAACAGTAAGAAACATAGAAAATCCACTTTGAATCTACCATTACCAGAAGTCAAAATTCTTTACAAAGCAGTGCAGAGTGAACACTGTTCACTCAGTGCAGAGCAGACATGAATGCCATTCCATAGAAAAATTTAGTTTTACCAGGCCATCAGATGCTCAGGATTGCTGCTGATAAGAACACAGCACACAGAAAAAAGTAGTTAGAGATGAAGGGGAGCGTGTTTGTAAATAGGCTGCTTTAGAAAAAGGAGTtcaacaaaggaaagattagtccaaaggactaatgggagacaactaccacagcctccaccagactgagtgcagaacaactagatggtgctcagccaccaccaccaactgctctgacagggatcacagtagaaggtctcaaaaaaagctgagaaaaatgtagaagaaaattccaactcacagaaaagaccagtcttattgacctgacagagactggagaaactctaagATTATGGCCCCAgacgcccttttagctcagtaatgaagttattcctgagcttcacccttcagccaaggattagacaggcccatgaaacaaaatgaaactaaatggcaacaccagcccaggggcaaggatgagaaggcaggagggcacaggaaagctggtaatagggaacccgaggttgAGAAGCCAGTGTTGACATGTTCTTTGTTTGGTAACCAgcgtcacaaaacagtatgtgtattacttgtttaatgagaagctagttctgtaaagtttcatgtaaagtacaataattaaaaaagaaaaagaaaaaagaggagttCATGGGAATCATTTTTCTCATACAATTATTTTAGAACTTCAGTTAAATACCTGTGCAGACAAAAAACGGAACACAGTCTCCTGGAACTTCTAGGGAAATCCTTGGTTTCAACACTCAGGAAATATAAGAAAATGAGAGaataatacatacatatttttatatatatacatagtccTATACTTACTCAAAGGACCTGACACAGTCTTGAAAAATGGGTCACGGAGATTGAGAGACTTGGAatctttttatatacatacagGCAGAGCCTCTCCTGGGAAGTAGTCACTCCGAGACTGAAGTCCTCATTATTGGAGCAATTAGAATCTTGATTTATACCTGCTTTGTgaatcatgtttttgtttttcaggtgTGGTAATTTTCCTTTTAGTTGGGACAGTTATTTTGCAGGTTGAGAAGCTTGGTGACTAATGGCAGCATTGTAATATTTTACCACCAACAGCCCCATCAGCATCACCACTGCCACACATCAGTCATTACCAACAACATTACCACCAGTGatgaccaccaccatcatcagttACTACTATATCGTCGTCAGTTATTCATCATTAGGCACAATCAACTAGATTTGAAATGTTTATTGTAAAGTGTTTTTCAAACAAATTCAAAGATTTTACTAAAACAAACTGTATCGTTTCAGTTCAAGAATGTTAACTTTGTAAGGAATGTTACATGTCTCCCCCTAATGCTTCACATGGGCACTGACAGGTTGAGTGACAGAAGGTTGAAAAGCCTAAGAACTTAAGCTCATAAGAAGTCTTTAGTCGTATATTTTCATTCATAAGGGAAACGTGTTCAAAAGAAAATTTCCtatttgagaatatatacagtaaCATATTGCTGATAATATATTATCAATGAAGGTTTTTAAATTAAAGTATTTTGAGATAGTTGTAGATTTACACGCAgttgtaagaaaaaataaaaagcgaTTCCATGTGCCCTTTACACAATTTCCCCAGATGGTAACATCTTGCGAAACTGTAGTACAATATCATAGCAAAGATACTGACATTGATGCAATTCATTGATCTTATTCCTATTTCCCCAGTTTTACTTATActcgtttgtgtgtgtgtgtgtgtatttatttctaTGTGATTTTGTCACTTGTGTAGGTTCGTGTATCCACCGCCACAGTTAAGAATAGCCACACCACTAGAAGAGTCACTCATGCTGCCTTAGtatttttttcaaattgttttcttcattttctacttTTAAGAAATAAATGATTTTGTTTCCTGTTATCCTCCAAAAGTAACCagttatttttcttcagtatcaTTATAAACTCTCCAATTTAAATGTTTTGTGTTTTAATCCATTGCAGCTGTTATCTTTTTGATGCCCaattttttcaatctttggccTGTGGGCAAATGtacttttgacaatgaatatatCAAACAACTTTTCAACCTGACTGTGTGTTGtcattgttggtaggtgccgtcgacttggttccgactcatagctaccctatgtacaacagaatgaaacactggtcttgcaccatcctcacaattgttgttatgcttgaggacattgttgcagccactgtgtcaatccgtttccttgagggtcttcctcttgttgaccctctactttaccaaacatgatgtccttctccagggactggtccttcctgataacatatccaaagtacttgagactaagtctcaccatccttgcttccaaggagcattctggttgtacttcttccaagacagaattgttcattcttctggcagtccatgctaaattcaatattctttgccaaaatcatcattcaaaggcatcaattcttctttggtcttccttattcattgtccagttttgcatgcatatgaggcaattgaaaataccacggcttgggtcatgtgctcagtcctcaaggtgacatctttgcttttcagcaccttaaagaggacttttgcagcagatttgcccaatgcattgcatcatttgatctcttgactgctgcttccatgagtgttgattgtagatccaagtaaaatgaaatccttgacatcaatctcttctccgtttatcatgatgttgcttattggtccagttgtggggattttttgttttcttcacgctgtggtgtaatccatactgaaggctgtgatgtttgatcttcatcaataagagtttcaaatcctcttcactttcagcaagcaaggctgtgtcatctgcatatcgcaggatGCTGAtgggtcttccttcaatcctgatgctacatttttgttcatatagtttagcttctcagattattttttcagcataaattgaataagtatggcaaaaggatacatccctgatgtatacctttcttgactttaaaccatgcagcttccccttgttctgttagaactactgcctcttggtctaagtacaggttcctcatgagcacaattaagtgttttggaattcctttTCTTTGCATTGTTGTTCATAACttgtgatgatccacacagttgaatgcttttgcaaagtcgataaaacacagataaacatctttttggcattctctgctttagccaagatccagctgacatcagcaatgatatccctggttccacgtcctcttctgaatctggcttgaatttctgggcaTTCCCTGTCTATGTATTGTTGaaactgcttctgaatgatcttcagcaaaattttacttgtgtgtgatattggcattgttagataatttcctcattctgttagatcacctttctttggaatgggtacaaatatggatctcttccactcagttggacatgtaactgtcttccaaatttcttagcatagatgagtgagtgcttccaatgctgcatccatttgttgaaacatctcaattggtattccatcaactcctggagccttgtttttcaccaatgccttcagtgcagcttggacttctaccttcagtaccatcaattcttgatcatatgctacctccccaaatggttgaacattgaccaattctttttggtacagtgactctgtgcattccttctatCTCCTTTCGATGCTTCtggattgttcaatattttcccgtagaatcctcaatgttgcaactggaggcttgcttgaattttttcttcagctctttctgcttgagaaatgtctGTGTGCCCTCTCATtttagttttctacctccaggtctttgcacacttcattttaacactttattttgtctttccgagccaccctttgaaaatcttctagtcacctcttcattttttcttccttttgttttagctatgcTAATACCTTCCTCACTCTCTGATATGACCAGAAGCTTTGTGCTTACTGTACATCTCTTTTTTCAGACCTAGAATCAACCATTTTTCCAAGAAACGTGGTGTCTTTAATTGGGGAAGTAGTATTTCAAGACCAGAAATTGGGTGCCAGAGAGGATCATTTCTTCTGGGCTAGTCAttgtttctatttcttttcaAACAGCTAGGAAACTTAGGACAACAAGGTTTTTACTTATCCTCTTCCATCTTACATCACAAAGgatctctaatttttttctttaaagccaaTAATTTTATTAGGGTATGTTTTAATTCTGGGGTAGGCAATTTTCATAGGTGTGTGATGTTTCTTTTCAATATGTCActtcaaatgtttttttcttgtaaCACCAGgaaaagtttctttcttttttttttaaattaatttattgcgctttagatgaaagtttacaaatcaagtcagtctctcacacaaaaagccGTATACAACtgctgtgcact
Proteins encoded:
- the LOC100656745 gene encoding olfactory receptor 8A1 translates to MAAENHSTVTEFMLGGLTNRPELQLPLFFLFLGIYMVTMVGNLGMIMLICLNSQLHTPMYYFLSNLSFVDMCYSSVITPKMLVNFVSEKNSISYAGCMSQLYFFLVFVVAECYMLTVMAYDRYVAICSPLLYNIIMSHQICSLLVAAVYIMGLIGSTIETGLMLKLSYCETLISHYFCDILPLMKLSCSSTYDIEMTVFFLAGFDIIVSSSTVLVSYAFILSSILHIRSTEGRSKAFSTCSSHLTAVGMFYGSSAFMYLKPSTASSLAQENVVSVFYTTVIPMLNPLIYSLRNKEVKAAMQKTLRRKLS